A genomic region of Friedmanniella luteola contains the following coding sequences:
- a CDS encoding alpha-1,4-glucan--maltose-1-phosphate maltosyltransferase, which yields MTAASPGSSVPSAADRQPPAVVVTPPERGTAFGRIPVTKVSPVIEGGAYPAKASVGEAFAIRATVFREGHDAVGASVVLTDPEGHVSVVPMHPSTPAGFDWWAAEVVLETEGAWTFRVEGWDDPWETWVHTAEIKIPAGIDVALVCTEGKALFAAAAERAEASGDAAAATLLRDAGTALDSEQQVEDRLEDVLADDVRAAMAAHGPRELVSPSPDYPVFVDRRAALYASWYEFFPRSQGARLDPETGRWVSGTFDSSHERLEAAAAMGFDVVYLPPVHPIGTSFRKGPNNTLTPGPADPGSPWAIGNVEGGHDAIHPDLGDFDAFDRFVAKAKSLGLEIAMDFALQASPDHPWVTDHPEWFSQRADGSIAYAENPPKKYQDIYPINFDRDRDGIYLESLRILKLWMSHGVRIFRVDNPHTKPVDFWAWLTAEIRRTDPDVLFLAEAFTKPAMMHALGKAGFHQGYTYFTWRNEKWELEEYLSELTTESDSFFRPNFFVNTPDILPTFLQWGGRTAFTIRAVLAATTSPTWGVYSGFELFENAVLAPGREEYLDSEKFQYRPRDWQAAEESGENLNLLLGTLNAIRREHPSLQQLRNLHFHHAPHDSVIVYSKRSGDDVVLTVVNLDPLNTVESEVYLDMEALGLDPADVFLVHEELTGQTWRWGQRAYVRLTVDDPAHVLSIVQPGRRQLATPVTEAAEVGPDPEPSADGPAPAATTTGR from the coding sequence GTGACCGCAGCCAGCCCTGGATCCAGCGTCCCGTCCGCCGCCGACCGCCAGCCGCCCGCCGTCGTCGTCACCCCGCCCGAGCGCGGCACCGCCTTCGGCCGCATCCCGGTGACCAAGGTGTCCCCGGTGATCGAGGGCGGCGCCTACCCCGCCAAGGCGAGCGTCGGCGAGGCCTTCGCGATTCGTGCGACCGTCTTCCGCGAGGGCCACGACGCCGTCGGCGCCTCGGTCGTGCTCACCGACCCCGAGGGCCACGTGTCCGTCGTCCCCATGCACCCGAGCACGCCGGCCGGCTTCGACTGGTGGGCCGCCGAGGTGGTCCTGGAGACCGAGGGCGCGTGGACCTTCCGCGTCGAGGGCTGGGACGACCCGTGGGAGACCTGGGTGCACACCGCCGAGATCAAGATCCCTGCCGGCATCGACGTGGCCCTGGTCTGCACCGAGGGCAAGGCCCTGTTCGCCGCCGCCGCCGAGCGCGCGGAGGCCTCCGGTGACGCTGCGGCCGCCACCCTGCTCCGCGACGCGGGCACCGCGCTCGACTCCGAGCAGCAGGTGGAGGACCGGCTCGAGGACGTGCTGGCCGACGACGTCCGCGCCGCCATGGCCGCGCACGGACCCCGCGAGCTGGTCTCCCCCAGCCCCGACTACCCCGTCTTCGTCGACCGCCGGGCCGCGCTCTACGCCTCCTGGTACGAGTTCTTCCCCCGCTCCCAGGGCGCCCGCCTCGACCCCGAGACCGGCCGCTGGGTCTCGGGCACGTTCGACAGCTCCCACGAGCGCCTCGAGGCCGCCGCGGCGATGGGCTTCGACGTCGTCTACCTGCCGCCGGTCCACCCGATCGGCACCAGCTTCCGCAAGGGCCCGAACAACACCCTGACCCCGGGGCCGGCCGACCCCGGCTCACCGTGGGCGATCGGGAACGTCGAGGGCGGCCACGACGCGATCCACCCCGACCTCGGCGACTTCGACGCCTTCGACCGCTTCGTCGCCAAGGCGAAGTCGCTGGGGCTGGAGATCGCGATGGACTTCGCGCTGCAGGCCTCGCCCGACCACCCGTGGGTGACCGACCACCCGGAGTGGTTCTCGCAGCGGGCGGACGGGTCGATCGCCTACGCCGAGAACCCGCCGAAGAAGTACCAGGACATCTACCCGATCAACTTCGACCGGGACCGGGACGGCATCTACCTGGAGAGCCTGCGCATCCTCAAGCTCTGGATGAGCCACGGCGTCCGGATCTTCCGCGTCGACAACCCGCACACCAAGCCCGTCGACTTCTGGGCCTGGCTGACGGCGGAGATCCGCCGGACCGACCCCGACGTGCTCTTCCTGGCCGAGGCCTTCACCAAGCCGGCGATGATGCACGCCCTCGGCAAGGCCGGCTTCCACCAGGGCTACACCTACTTCACCTGGCGCAACGAGAAGTGGGAGCTGGAGGAGTACCTCAGCGAGCTGACCACCGAGTCCGACAGCTTCTTCCGGCCCAACTTCTTCGTCAACACCCCCGACATCCTGCCCACGTTCCTGCAGTGGGGCGGCAGGACGGCGTTCACCATCCGCGCCGTGCTGGCCGCGACGACCTCACCCACGTGGGGCGTCTACTCGGGCTTCGAGCTGTTCGAGAACGCCGTGCTGGCCCCGGGCCGCGAGGAGTACCTCGACTCGGAGAAGTTCCAGTACCGGCCCCGCGACTGGCAGGCGGCCGAGGAGAGCGGGGAGAACCTCAACCTGCTGCTCGGCACGCTGAACGCCATCCGCCGCGAGCACCCGTCGCTGCAGCAGCTGCGCAACCTGCACTTCCACCACGCGCCGCACGACAGCGTCATCGTCTACTCCAAGCGGTCCGGGGACGACGTGGTGCTGACGGTGGTGAACCTCGACCCGCTCAACACGGTGGAGTCGGAGGTGTACCTCGACATGGAGGCGCTGGGGCTCGACCCGGCCGACGTCTTCCTGGTCCACGAGGAGCTGACCGGGCAGACCTGGCGCTGGGGGCAGCGCGCCTACGTCCGGCTGACCGTCGACGACCCGGCCCACGTGCTGAGCATCGTCCAGCCCGGGCGCCGCCAGCTGGCGACGCCGGTCACCGAGGCCGCCGAGGTGGGCCCGGACCCCGAGCCGAGCGCCGACGGCCCGGCCCCCGCCGCCACCACCACGGGCCGGTGA
- the glgP gene encoding alpha-glucan family phosphorylase translates to MRAIRRFTVRPVLPEVLKPLGDLARNLRWSWHADTEDLFRSVDPELWASSGGDPIRLLADVPAERLQTLSGDKKFLKNLRGVQADLADYLSGDLWYQGWAAEHPAAPRGIGYFSPEFGITEVLPQYSGGLGILAGDHLKTASDLGVPIIGVGLLYRQGYFRQSLNAAGWQQERYPLLDPNALPVTLLHDADGPVRIEVPLGGRTLHAQVWLAQVGRVPLLLLDSDVEANAGPERETTDRLYGGGTDHRLAQEVLLGIGGVRAIRAYCRVTGAPAPEVFHTNEGHAGFLGVERIREYMNDGLDFDTALERCRAGTVFTTHTPVPAGIDRFPHALVVDQFASFDAVPLDRVLALGSEDYEGGDPGMFNMAVMGFRLGQRANGVSVLHGEVSRGMFQGLWSAFDTTEVPIGSITNGVHHYSWVHPRLLELLEAPSGSTSPSVVDGYDWNRLAAVPSRTIWSLKRTMREELVAMTRTRLTESSLGRGLGAEWVDEVLDPDVVTFGFARRVPSYKRLTLMLREPERLKALLTDPDRPIQIVIAGKSHPADEGGKALIQQMVQFADDPAVRHRIVFLPDYDISMAKPLYPGCDVWMNNPLRPYEACGTSGMKAALNGAANLSIRDGWWDEWYDPAFGWEIPSAEGVDDPDQRDDLEARALYDIIENEIVPRFYDVDGDGIPERWVQMIRDTVAGLGPKVLASRMVRDYVTQLYGPAAASTHAVESSDGGAEALAQWKRRVRGAWEGVKVDHVESLDGDQLEVGAKLHVSALVRLGELSPNDIEVQLVTGRLDTDDQLREPRVNPFPTGTDMGDGLRRYEGWVEAKRSGAIGYTVRVVPHHPQLANQAEMGLATLPADSPTPPSAISA, encoded by the coding sequence GTGCGCGCCATCCGTCGATTCACCGTCCGTCCCGTCCTGCCCGAGGTCCTGAAGCCCCTGGGCGACCTGGCCCGCAACCTGCGCTGGTCCTGGCACGCGGACACCGAGGACCTCTTCCGCTCGGTCGACCCCGAGCTGTGGGCCTCGAGCGGGGGCGACCCGATCCGGCTGCTCGCCGACGTGCCCGCGGAGCGGCTGCAGACCCTCTCGGGCGACAAGAAGTTCCTCAAGAACCTCCGGGGCGTCCAGGCCGACCTGGCGGACTACCTGAGCGGCGACCTCTGGTACCAGGGCTGGGCCGCCGAGCACCCGGCGGCGCCGCGCGGCATCGGCTACTTCTCCCCGGAGTTCGGCATCACCGAGGTGCTCCCGCAGTACTCCGGAGGCCTCGGGATCCTCGCCGGCGACCACCTCAAGACCGCGTCCGACCTCGGCGTGCCGATCATCGGCGTCGGGCTGCTCTACCGGCAGGGCTACTTCCGCCAGTCGCTCAACGCGGCCGGCTGGCAGCAGGAGCGCTACCCGCTGCTCGACCCCAACGCGCTGCCGGTGACCCTGCTGCACGACGCCGACGGGCCCGTCCGGATCGAGGTCCCGCTGGGCGGCCGCACCCTGCACGCGCAGGTCTGGCTGGCCCAGGTGGGCCGGGTGCCGCTGCTGCTGCTGGACTCCGACGTCGAGGCCAACGCCGGCCCCGAGCGCGAGACGACCGACCGGCTCTACGGCGGCGGGACCGACCACCGGCTGGCGCAGGAGGTGCTGCTGGGGATCGGCGGCGTCCGCGCCATCCGCGCCTACTGCCGGGTCACCGGGGCGCCCGCGCCCGAGGTGTTCCACACCAACGAGGGCCACGCCGGCTTCCTCGGCGTGGAGCGCATCCGGGAGTACATGAACGACGGGCTCGACTTCGACACCGCGCTGGAGCGCTGCCGCGCCGGCACGGTGTTCACCACCCACACCCCCGTCCCCGCCGGCATCGACCGCTTCCCGCACGCGCTGGTCGTCGACCAGTTCGCCAGCTTCGACGCCGTCCCGCTGGACCGGGTGCTCGCCCTCGGCAGCGAGGACTACGAGGGCGGTGACCCGGGCATGTTCAACATGGCGGTGATGGGCTTCCGGCTGGGGCAGCGCGCCAACGGCGTCTCGGTGCTGCACGGCGAGGTGTCGCGCGGCATGTTCCAGGGGTTGTGGAGCGCGTTCGACACCACCGAGGTGCCGATCGGCTCCATCACCAACGGCGTGCACCACTACTCGTGGGTGCACCCGCGGCTGCTCGAGCTGCTCGAGGCGCCGTCGGGCAGCACGTCACCCAGCGTCGTCGACGGCTACGACTGGAACCGGCTCGCCGCGGTGCCCAGCCGGACCATCTGGTCGCTCAAGCGGACCATGCGCGAGGAGCTGGTGGCGATGACCCGCACCCGGCTGACCGAGAGCAGCCTGGGCCGCGGCCTCGGCGCCGAGTGGGTCGACGAGGTGCTCGACCCCGACGTCGTCACCTTCGGCTTCGCCCGCCGCGTCCCCTCCTACAAGCGGCTGACCCTGATGCTCCGCGAGCCGGAGCGGCTCAAGGCGCTGCTCACCGACCCGGACCGGCCGATCCAGATCGTCATCGCCGGCAAGTCCCACCCCGCCGACGAGGGCGGCAAGGCGCTGATCCAGCAGATGGTGCAGTTCGCCGACGACCCGGCGGTCCGCCACCGGATCGTCTTCCTGCCGGACTACGACATCTCGATGGCCAAGCCGCTCTACCCCGGCTGCGACGTCTGGATGAACAACCCGCTGCGCCCGTACGAGGCGTGCGGCACCTCCGGCATGAAGGCCGCGCTGAACGGCGCGGCCAACCTCTCCATCCGCGACGGCTGGTGGGACGAGTGGTACGACCCGGCCTTCGGCTGGGAGATCCCCTCGGCGGAGGGCGTCGACGACCCCGACCAGCGCGACGACCTGGAGGCCCGCGCCCTCTACGACATCATCGAGAACGAGATCGTCCCGCGCTTCTACGACGTGGACGGCGACGGCATCCCCGAGCGGTGGGTCCAGATGATCCGCGACACGGTCGCCGGGCTGGGCCCGAAGGTGCTCGCCTCGCGGATGGTGCGCGACTACGTCACCCAGCTGTACGGCCCCGCGGCGGCGTCCACGCACGCGGTCGAGTCCTCCGACGGCGGGGCCGAGGCCCTGGCGCAGTGGAAGCGCCGGGTCCGCGGTGCCTGGGAGGGCGTCAAGGTCGACCACGTCGAGAGCCTCGACGGCGACCAGCTCGAGGTGGGCGCCAAGCTGCACGTCAGCGCCCTGGTCCGGCTGGGCGAGCTGAGCCCGAACGACATCGAGGTGCAGCTGGTCACCGGCCGGCTGGACACCGACGACCAGCTGCGCGAGCCGCGCGTCAACCCGTTCCCGACCGGCACCGACATGGGTGACGGCCTGCGCCGCTACGAGGGCTGGGTCGAGGCCAAGCGCTCGGGGGCCATCGGCTACACCGTCCGGGTCGTGCCGCACCACCCGCAGCTGGCCAACCAGGCCGAGATGGGCCTGGCGACCCTCCCGGCCGACTCGCCGACGCCGCCCTCGGCGATCTCGGCGTAG
- a CDS encoding family 43 glycosylhydrolase — protein sequence MTVQDQQVPARPAPTRAPDALRRRRRRLRGVALLASALTGLGLVAAPGAAAGPSTATYQNPVSRSFADTFADPSIIEAKDGWWYAYSTADPLRAGDEPGIMHIARTRDFVSWQYQGTVFDETNRPSWATETSGLWAPDIRYVDGRYVLYYTVTDTTLNPGDDSAIGVATSPSPTGPWTPGAAPVVAPRAAPGGGFFWTFDPSGFTDVDGQRYLYYGSYFGGVWASRVSEDGLTAVGEPELVAIDNKFEGSYVVRHGGWYYLMASSANCCAGPTTGYSVFSGRSRSPMGPFVDADGIGLTASRAGGTILVTQNGNRWIGAGHHAIATDHAGRDFVVYHALDRDKPWLTEPFGINRRPMLMDRIDWVDGWPRTRAGAGPSDSPQPAPVTGSDLGLRPADPAATGFRGLRPGPRDPQAGATALVRGTARTTRDVAGTSIRLRLDVLGDEPLQVQLGRGQDQVRVRVDPEGGRLTVRSGAGRSVITRTDAVALDGGRWHTLVVEVDRGRVLAQLSEDDLGDPFAEVRLTDADLRLRAAPLRLTSAEAAVDNVSLRRLAVEKDRLVAVPRPGALIHAEPFDRPLDADDWTWVRRDPDATVTGGQLRWPLQTADLTGPGGTAGVLLSERTPEGSWIAETKLALDLGEETVRNFQQAGLVAYRGDDDFARLTSVAIWNTRQVEFGRELVATSKGDTSYGGAIIGTPDAEMWLRLAHTRNAAGEHLYRAATSRDGTSWTWGAVWTFPAGTSPKIGLVAHGGDTPAVTAAFSYLRFYRLR from the coding sequence ATGACCGTTCAGGACCAGCAGGTCCCCGCCCGTCCCGCCCCGACCCGCGCCCCCGACGCGCTCCGCCGCCGCCGGCGTCGCCTCCGCGGGGTCGCCCTGCTCGCGTCCGCGCTGACCGGGTTGGGCCTGGTCGCCGCTCCCGGCGCCGCCGCCGGGCCGTCGACGGCCACCTACCAGAACCCGGTGAGCCGCTCCTTCGCGGACACCTTCGCCGACCCCTCGATCATCGAGGCCAAGGACGGCTGGTGGTACGCCTACTCGACCGCCGACCCGCTGCGCGCGGGCGACGAGCCGGGCATCATGCACATCGCCCGGACCCGGGACTTCGTGAGCTGGCAGTACCAGGGAACGGTCTTCGACGAGACCAACCGGCCGAGCTGGGCCACCGAGACGTCCGGGCTCTGGGCTCCCGACATCCGCTACGTCGACGGCCGCTACGTCCTGTACTACACCGTCACCGACACCACCCTGAACCCCGGCGACGACTCCGCGATCGGCGTCGCCACCTCGCCGTCGCCGACCGGTCCCTGGACGCCGGGCGCCGCCCCGGTGGTCGCCCCGCGGGCCGCGCCCGGCGGCGGCTTCTTCTGGACCTTCGACCCCAGCGGCTTCACCGACGTCGACGGCCAGCGCTACCTCTACTACGGCAGCTACTTCGGCGGCGTGTGGGCCAGCCGCGTGAGCGAGGACGGCCTGACCGCCGTCGGGGAACCGGAGCTGGTCGCCATCGACAACAAGTTCGAGGGCAGCTACGTCGTCCGGCACGGCGGCTGGTACTACCTGATGGCCTCCTCGGCCAACTGCTGCGCCGGGCCGACCACGGGCTACTCGGTCTTCTCCGGCCGCTCCCGCTCGCCGATGGGCCCGTTCGTCGACGCCGACGGGATCGGCCTCACCGCCTCCCGGGCCGGCGGCACCATCCTGGTGACGCAGAACGGCAACCGCTGGATCGGGGCCGGCCACCACGCCATCGCGACCGACCACGCCGGACGCGACTTCGTCGTCTACCACGCGCTCGACCGGGACAAGCCGTGGCTGACCGAGCCCTTCGGCATCAACCGCCGGCCCATGCTCATGGACCGGATCGACTGGGTCGACGGCTGGCCGCGGACGCGCGCCGGCGCCGGGCCCAGCGACAGCCCGCAGCCCGCCCCCGTCACCGGGAGCGACCTCGGCCTGCGGCCCGCCGACCCCGCGGCGACCGGCTTCCGGGGCCTGCGCCCGGGTCCGCGCGACCCCCAGGCCGGCGCCACCGCCCTGGTCCGCGGCACCGCCCGCACCACCCGGGACGTGGCGGGGACGTCGATCCGGCTCCGGCTCGACGTGCTGGGCGACGAGCCGCTGCAGGTCCAGCTGGGCCGCGGCCAGGACCAGGTCCGCGTCCGGGTCGACCCGGAGGGTGGGCGGCTGACCGTCCGCTCCGGCGCCGGTCGCTCCGTCATCACGCGCACCGACGCCGTCGCGCTCGACGGGGGGCGCTGGCACACCCTGGTGGTCGAGGTGGACCGCGGCCGGGTGCTGGCGCAGCTCAGCGAGGACGACCTGGGCGACCCGTTCGCCGAGGTGCGGCTCACCGACGCGGACCTGCGGCTCCGCGCCGCGCCGCTGCGGCTGACCAGCGCCGAGGCCGCGGTCGACAACGTGTCCCTCCGCCGGCTCGCCGTCGAGAAGGACCGCCTGGTCGCGGTGCCCCGGCCCGGGGCGCTGATCCACGCCGAGCCCTTCGACCGTCCGCTCGACGCGGACGACTGGACCTGGGTCCGTCGTGACCCGGACGCCACCGTCACGGGCGGGCAGCTCCGCTGGCCGCTGCAGACCGCCGACCTCACCGGACCCGGCGGGACCGCGGGCGTGCTGCTCAGCGAGCGCACCCCCGAGGGCTCCTGGATCGCGGAGACCAAGCTCGCCCTCGACCTCGGGGAGGAGACGGTCCGCAACTTCCAGCAGGCGGGCCTGGTCGCGTACCGCGGTGACGACGACTTCGCCCGGCTCACCTCGGTCGCGATCTGGAACACCCGGCAGGTCGAGTTCGGCCGCGAGCTGGTGGCCACCTCGAAGGGCGACACCAGCTACGGCGGGGCGATCATCGGCACCCCTGACGCCGAGATGTGGCTGCGGCTGGCCCACACCCGCAACGCCGCCGGGGAGCACCTGTACCGGGCGGCGACCAGCCGGGACGGCACGAGCTGGACCTGGGGCGCGGTCTGGACCTTCCCCGCGGGCACCAGCCCGAAGATCGGCCTCGTCGCCCACGGCGGCGACACGCCGGCGGTGACGGCAGCCTTCAGCTACCTGCGCTTCTACCGGCTGCGCTGA
- a CDS encoding phosphotransferase produces the protein MSATLTPDVAEQLLRHVSGARWFGGKGRRAAVVSLTPLPWLTDLPAFFDGGGPAVRQEVVEVAYLDAPADDAAAPDAGPADDGTPEVTTPDGPLEGGPRELYQLAVAYRPAPHGELQAAEIGRWTDADLGPVVAYDATQDPTAAAVLLRALLAERRVGGDDAEVAFHLSAAEGLSPDLEPSVFRGQQSNTSVMFGDVAMLKLFRRLELGRNLDIEVHDALSRTAMSDVARLFGWAEATWTTTDPAGASTTVSADLAMVVEKLADATDGWDLALHALQAGSDFTGESRALGRALAETHAALRQAFPTDRRPGAEVAAVMAGRLAAARAVAPALDEHRAGLAAVFDALAERDLDVQRVHGDFHLGQTLHTPGGWKIIDFEGEPVKTLAERAAPDSVWRDIAGMLRSFGYAEASVPGPGSRAWATACREAFLDGYAGGPLDPADAGTLRAYEADKAVYEVVYEVRNRPEWVAIPLGALAALTGAVPHDPTPQHRAATAAPTDQGAQRPADTKE, from the coding sequence GTGAGCGCCACCCTGACCCCCGACGTCGCCGAGCAGCTCCTGCGGCACGTCAGCGGGGCCCGCTGGTTCGGCGGCAAGGGCCGTCGCGCCGCCGTCGTGTCGCTCACACCACTGCCGTGGCTCACCGACCTGCCCGCCTTCTTCGACGGCGGCGGCCCGGCCGTCCGGCAGGAGGTGGTCGAGGTCGCCTACCTCGACGCCCCCGCCGACGACGCGGCCGCGCCCGACGCCGGTCCCGCCGACGACGGCACGCCGGAGGTCACCACCCCCGACGGGCCGCTCGAGGGAGGCCCGCGGGAGCTCTACCAGCTGGCGGTCGCCTACCGGCCGGCGCCGCACGGCGAGCTGCAGGCCGCGGAGATCGGCCGCTGGACCGACGCCGACCTCGGCCCGGTCGTCGCCTACGACGCCACCCAGGACCCGACGGCGGCCGCCGTCCTGCTCCGCGCCCTGCTCGCCGAGCGCCGGGTGGGCGGCGACGACGCCGAGGTCGCCTTCCACCTCAGCGCCGCCGAGGGCCTCAGCCCCGACCTGGAGCCGTCGGTCTTCCGGGGCCAGCAGAGCAACACCTCGGTGATGTTCGGCGACGTCGCCATGCTCAAGCTGTTCCGCCGGCTGGAGCTGGGCCGCAACCTCGACATCGAGGTGCACGACGCGCTGTCGCGGACCGCGATGAGCGACGTCGCCCGGCTCTTCGGCTGGGCCGAGGCCACCTGGACGACGACCGACCCGGCCGGCGCGTCGACCACGGTCAGCGCCGACCTCGCCATGGTCGTCGAGAAGCTGGCCGACGCCACGGACGGCTGGGACCTCGCCCTGCACGCGCTGCAGGCGGGCTCCGACTTCACCGGGGAGTCCCGCGCGCTGGGCCGGGCGCTGGCCGAGACGCACGCGGCGCTGCGGCAGGCCTTCCCCACCGACCGCCGGCCGGGGGCCGAGGTCGCGGCGGTGATGGCCGGTCGGCTGGCGGCGGCCCGGGCCGTCGCCCCCGCGCTGGACGAGCACCGCGCCGGCCTGGCGGCCGTCTTCGACGCCCTCGCGGAGCGGGACCTCGACGTGCAGCGGGTGCACGGGGACTTCCACCTCGGGCAGACCCTGCACACCCCCGGCGGCTGGAAGATCATCGACTTCGAGGGCGAGCCGGTGAAGACCCTCGCCGAGCGGGCCGCCCCCGACAGCGTCTGGCGCGACATCGCCGGCATGCTGCGCTCGTTCGGCTACGCCGAGGCCAGCGTCCCCGGCCCGGGCAGCCGCGCGTGGGCGACGGCGTGCCGCGAGGCGTTCCTCGACGGCTACGCGGGCGGACCGCTCGACCCGGCCGACGCCGGCACCCTCCGTGCCTACGAGGCGGACAAGGCCGTCTACGAGGTGGTCTACGAGGTCCGCAACCGACCCGAGTGGGTGGCGATCCCGCTCGGCGCCCTGGCCGCCCTGACCGGCGCGGTCCCCCACGACCCCACCCCCCAGCACCGGGCGGCCACCGCCGCCCCGACGGACCAGGGCGCGCAGCGCCCGGCCGACACGAAGGAGTAG
- a CDS encoding alpha/beta hydrolase, producing MNLRTRVLVGALRRLPKPDPPTAAYLSGVRRELPRPLARVVLGPVGRDVAIDDLSVPVEGARLRVRLYRRHGVEGPTPLVVNFHGGGFVYGNLTASDWLCGNLAGRLPVTVASVDYRLAPEHPAPGPFSDCWLTTRWLVEHADRLGCDPLRVAVMGESAGGNLAALVALAARDRHRQDASWPALVAQLLLYPITDLTLASPSIEELPDAPMLQRRSLDWFGARYVPQGRPDSLDPADPWVSPLHAPDKSDLPRTLVVAAGQDPLRDDALRYADALEADGVEVRRVLYPEAIHGFASIPLFEPAARGALDEVVAELSR from the coding sequence GTGAACCTGCGCACCCGGGTGCTGGTCGGCGCGCTGCGCCGGCTGCCCAAGCCCGACCCGCCGACGGCGGCCTACCTCAGCGGCGTGCGGCGGGAGCTGCCCCGGCCCCTGGCCCGGGTGGTGCTGGGACCGGTCGGCCGCGACGTCGCGATCGACGACCTGTCGGTCCCCGTCGAGGGCGCGCGGCTCCGGGTGCGGCTGTACCGGCGGCACGGCGTCGAGGGGCCGACGCCGCTGGTCGTCAACTTCCACGGCGGCGGCTTCGTCTACGGCAACCTGACGGCGAGCGACTGGCTGTGCGGCAACCTGGCCGGCCGGCTGCCCGTGACGGTCGCCTCGGTCGACTACCGGCTGGCGCCCGAGCACCCCGCGCCCGGGCCGTTCAGCGACTGCTGGCTGACCACCCGCTGGCTGGTCGAGCACGCGGACCGGCTGGGCTGCGATCCCCTGCGGGTCGCGGTGATGGGCGAGAGCGCCGGCGGCAACCTGGCCGCGCTGGTGGCCCTCGCGGCGCGCGACCGGCACCGGCAGGACGCGTCCTGGCCCGCCCTGGTCGCCCAGCTGCTGCTCTACCCGATCACGGACCTGACGCTGGCGTCGCCCTCGATCGAGGAGCTGCCGGACGCCCCGATGCTGCAGCGCCGCTCCCTGGACTGGTTCGGCGCCCGCTACGTGCCGCAGGGCCGCCCGGACAGCCTCGACCCGGCCGACCCGTGGGTCAGCCCGCTGCACGCGCCCGACAAGTCCGACCTGCCCCGCACGCTGGTGGTGGCCGCCGGCCAGGACCCGCTGCGCGACGACGCGCTGCGCTACGCCGACGCCCTGGAGGCGGACGGCGTCGAGGTCCGGCGGGTGCTCTACCCGGAGGCGATCCACGGCTTCGCCTCCATCCCGCTGTTCGAGCCGGCCGCCCGCGGCGCCCTCGACGAGGTCGTCGCCGAGCTGTCCCGCTGA